The following are encoded together in the Humulus lupulus chromosome 5, drHumLupu1.1, whole genome shotgun sequence genome:
- the LOC133778724 gene encoding uncharacterized protein LOC133778724: protein MGTRSNFYKNPSIAYRKDFSLNSVLENLRAYNAATGAAPSIVEKLPEDEDQHEHEHQPNNKRQRKRHPHPKSSSSEKSEQIEDKNGPMSHHDYIQKIRKEACSSKPYEELSADVLLGTSSSALVNLVAYGSDESSSSECEEKQDSLNSGYENEPDRVKSRSEQRFPFSGEPVCVICGKFGEYICNETDDDVCSMECKRELLEISNATKEPSWTQITDVVSSELKNTLPMSEIEEDTWDFNRNRWSSKKSKLCTYECWKCQRPGHLAEDCLVMKSNEASEGKNKASSLSRDLAELYKRCHQIGRKLSSAKCSTCCSSLSLATCLGCNSVFCDNAGHLNEHIKKQTSHRQYYSHKLKRLVKCCKSTCKVTDINELLVCHYCFDKAFDKFYDMYTATWKGSGLSMIWGSICCEDHFEWHRMNCLNAGVEDNAYIVNRNTQRKHESTQLSDFIF, encoded by the exons ATGGGGACGAGATCGAATTTTTACAAGAACCCTTCGATTGCTTACAGGAAAGATTTTAGTCTCAACTCTGTTCTTGAGAACTTGAGAG CTTACAACGCTGCAACTGGTGCTGCTCCATCAATCGTAGAAAAACTACCTGAAGATGAAGACCAACACGAGCATGAACATCAACCCAATAACAAACGCCAACGAAAACGCCATCCTCATCCTAAATCATCTTCTTCGGAAAAATCTGAACAAATTGAAGATAAAAATGGACCTATGTCTCACCATGATTACATTCAGAAGATAAG GAAAGAAGCTTGTTCTTCGAAGCCTTATGAGGAATTATCTGCTGATGTTCTTCTG GGAACTTCTAGTTCTGCTCTTGTGAATTTGGTAGCATATGGCA GTGATGAAAGTAGTTCCTCAGAATGTGAAGAAAAACAAGATTCACTAAATTCTG GTTATGAAAATGAACCTGATCGAGTAAAGAGCAGAAGTGAACAACGTTTTCCTTTTTCTGGAGAACCTGTTTGTGTTATATGTGGTAAATTTGGAGAATATATATGCAATGAG ACTGATGATGATGTCTGCAGCATGGAGTGCAAACGTGAGCTTTTAGAAATCAGTAATGCTACAAAG GAACCTTCATGGACCCAAATAACAGATGTCGTCTCGTCTGAGCTTAAAAATACCTTACCCATGTCTGAGATTGAAGAGGACACTTGGGATTTCAATCGGAATCGTTGGTCCAGCAAAAAATCTAAGCTTTGTACTTATGAATG TTGGAAATGTCAAAGACCTGGACACCTTGCTGAAGATTGTTTGGTTATGAAATCTAACGag GCTTCGGAAGGGAAAAATAAAGCCAGTTCCCTTTCCAGAGATCTTGCTGAACTGTACAAAAG ATGTCATCAGATAGGCAGAAAATTGTCTTCTGCTAAGTGTAGCACATGCTGCAGCTCATTAAGTTTGGCGACTTGCCTTGGTTGTAATAGTGTTTTTTGTGACAA TGCAGGTCATTTGAACGAGCATATAAAGAAACAAACATCTCATCGACAATATTATTCTCATAAGCTCAAGCGTCTA GTAAAATGCTGCAAATCAACCTGCAAGGTTACGGACATCAACGAGCTTTTGGTTTGCCACTATTGTTTTGATAAAGCCTTTGACAAGTTCTATGACATGTACACTGCAACTTG GAAAGGTTCCGGGTTGTCGATGATTTGGGGTTCTATATGCTGCGAAGACCACTTCGAATG GCACAGGATGAATTGCTTGAATGCAGGCGTAGAAGACAACGCATATATTGTGAATAGGAACACTCAAAGAAAACATGAATCTACTCAGCTTAGTGACTTCATCTTCTAA
- the LOC133778723 gene encoding uncharacterized protein LOC133778723 — translation MKASGTLVASVLAASTMVFGSSTGGRDVSLDSSSNQDFSSSSGRKNYPKTTSENEKFSPRFDGLRFIETLVTAHR, via the exons ATGAAGGCTTCAGGAACTCTGGTGGCCTCGGTGTTGGCGGCGTCCACCATGGTTTTCGGCTCCTCCACCGGAGGTCGTGATGTTTCTCTGGACTCTTCTTCGAATCAG GACTTTTCTTCGTCCTCGGGAAGAAAAAACTATCCCAAAACGACGTCGGAGAACGAGAAATTCTCCCCAAGGTTCGACGGCTTGAGGTTCATAGAAACGTTGGTCACAGCTCACAGATAA
- the LOC133778726 gene encoding uncharacterized protein LOC133778726, with amino-acid sequence MGIIKSAFSFMSATVFGVYIAQNYNVPNIKKLSDTAILFAKHIEENYRKPKNRGDEN; translated from the coding sequence atgggtaTTATAAAGAGTGCCTTTTCGTTCATGTCGGCGACTGTATTCGGAGTATACATAGCTCAAAACTACAACGTACCCAACATCAAGAAACTCTCCGACACTGCTATCTTATTCGCCAAACACATCGAAGAAAACTACCGCAAGCCCAAGAACAGAGGAGAcgaaaattag
- the LOC133778725 gene encoding uncharacterized protein LOC133778725 codes for MGGLGCSVDGNLNDQKFSTPMPWIGLYIAAASAVCVVAMAADIINGLRYRKLWFPCRFFSINATSLTLIAAAVKLSVDLNTSMPSRGDQLAKLSSTVFVCTVMGNSMPSLGTMGNEEIFMNIMALGILVITLIVNICIQLATGAIFIFWKEHACVMFIMLVLLLLLSFSAITVPTTKRYLEYKYSKKYELVLKEAPSEHNFTLVSKLRENLSKYWMMSYSSSPQFVMGRSVTCTASGAFCLLSAAILGEAMVRSFFMPGLLKFCGGQSDYKWSTTLVLVTQTIAVGVGTIAPACRWLFAIRFRCPYRGNKASKKEFKVENYWIQSLEEMKEVPLTSKIFKLQNRHGRRIVHDAKNRVLDLCIAMQKGIVSVSKWIRFISIFSASYILLCCDLCRHLKRKFSLSNSVSSCVESEQDSQRDTKLNLSRFVLHLEGEEALVDLMVSHNCDATKYWFQLGRKQQPQNLTKLLEKSSQGFKALAYFDSEQVPSLGYERPPNSWAMPVVTLTSIALALPNIDPSSIRNLRSGVNEGLNYVTNVEKYLVTKADKTNIKKAAAATWTEVELYHKWLGVDLRKMSLTQELSPNEVLEQLSQIAKNKFSEYEKLNEARSCLKDNPLKWPYKLLAANSMYRISKSLLLNYERSDRTSEKLFEAITVMISDILGACMTNLQEAISIKCVSTAIEKREESVRQAVFVLGKFEEIIKIIELKEVPNLVETHQKGCIDEWRLSQLEKGSWGLLQNDTQKSASNDVYIAMED; via the coding sequence ATGGGAGGACTTGGCTGCAGCGTCGATGGAAACTTGAATGACCAGAAGTTCAGCACACCTATGCCGTGGATTGGCTTATACATAGCAGCAGCATCAGCAGTATGCGTTGTTGCCATGGCTGCAGACATCATCAACGGCCTGCGCTATAGAAAACTCTGGTTCCCTTGCAGATTCTTCTCCATAAACGCCACTTCCCTCACCTTGATAGCAGCTGCAGTCAAGCTCTCTGTGGATCTAAACACCTCCATGCCTAGCCGAGGCGACCAGCTTGCCAAGCTCAGCAGCACAGTCTTTGTCTGCACAGTAATGGGTAACTCTATGCCTTCTCTTGGAACCATGggaaatgaagaaatattcatgAACATCATGGCTTTAGGGATACTAGTTATTACCCTTATTGTCAATATTTGCATACAATTAGCTACTGGGGCAATCTTTatcttttggaaagaacatgcttGTGTGATGTTTATCATGCTTGTTTTGCTACTCCTCTTGAGTTTTTCTGCTATAACAGTTCCAACCACTAAGCGTTATCTAGAATACAAGTACAGCAAAAAGTATGAATTAGTTCTTAAAGAAGCTCCAAGTGAGCACAATTTTACATTGGTTAGTAAACTGAGAGAGAATCTGAGCAAGTATTGGATGATGTCATATAGCTCTAGCCCTCAGTTTGTGATGGGCCGGTCAGTGACCTGCACTGCTTCTGGGGCCTTCTGTCTGTTGAGTGCTGCAATTTTGGGAGAAGCCATGGTTAGATCTTTCTTCATGCCTGGGTTGTTAAAGTTTTGTGGTGGTCAATCTGATTACAAATGGTCAACCACTCTAGTTCTTGTAACACAGACTATTGCAGTAGGAGTTGGTACCATTGCCCCAGCTTGCAGATGGTTATTTGCCATTCGTTTCAGGTGTCCATATAGGGGAAACAAAGCCAGCAAAAAGGAATTCAAAGTAGAAAACTACTGGATCCAGAGTCTAGAAGAAATGAAAGAGGTTCCCTTAACTTCTAAAATATTTAAGCTCCAAAACAGGCATGGCAGGAGAATTGTTCATGATGCCAAAAACCGAGTCTTGGACTTGTGTATCGCAATGCAGAAGGGAATTGTTTCGGTGAGCAAGTGGATTCGATTCATTTCCATTTTCTCTGCAAGCTACATCTTGTTGTGCTGTGACTTGTGTAGACATTTGAAGAGGAAGTTTTCGTTGAGTAACTCTGTGTCTAGCTGTGTGGAATCAGAACAAGACTCCCAAAGGGACACCAAATTGAACCTCAGCCGCTTTGTTTTGCATCTCGAAGGTGAGGAAGCACTTGTTGATCTAATGGTCTCACACAATTGTGATGCTACTAAGTACTGGTTTCAGCTGGGGAGAAAACAGCAACCTCAAAATCTGACAAAACTGTTGGAGAAATCTTCACAAGGCTTTAAAGCATTGGCTTATTTTGACAGTGAGCAAGTTCCTAGCTTGGGATATGAAAGGCCTCCCAATAGTTGGGCCATGCCTGTGGTGACACTGACAAGTATTGCCTTGGCACTTCCAAACATCGACCCCAGCTCAATCAGAAACTTGAGAAGTGGAGTGAATGAAGGCCTTAACTATGTGACAAACGTGGAGAAATACTTGGTCACAAAAGCTGATAAGACCAACATCAAGAAGGCTGCAGCAGCCACTTGGACAGAAGTTGAGCTCTATCACAAATGGCTTGGAGTTGATCTCAGAAAAATGTCACTTACTCAAGAGCTAAGCCCAAATGAAGTGCTTGAACAACTATCCCAGATTGCAAAAAACAAGTTTTCGGAATATGAGAAGCTAAACGAGGCTCGTTCCTGCTTAAAGGACAATCCTTTGAAATGGCCTTACAAGTTATTAGCTGCAAATTCCATGTACAGAATTAGCAAATCTCTTCTGCTAAACTACGAAAGAAGTGACCGAACATCAGAGAAGCTATTTGAAGCTATCACAGTGATGATCTCTGATATACTTGGTGCTTGTATGACCAACTTACAAGAAGCTATATCAATCAAGTGTGTGAGCACCGCCatagaaaagagagaagaaagtGTAAGGCAAGCAGTTTTTGTTCTTGGAAAGTTTGAAGAGATTATAAAGATTATAGAGCTCAAAGAAGTTCCAAACTTGGTGGAAACTCATCAGAAGGGATGCATAGACGAGTGGCGTTTATCACAGTTGGAAAAGGGGTCGTGGGGATTACTACAGAATGACACCCAAAAATCTGCTTCAAATGATGTCTACATAGCCATGGAGGACTAG
- the LOC133778722 gene encoding granule-bound starch synthase 1, chloroplastic/amyloplastic-like yields MAMITASRFVSRTSGVAGHGSSGSEMKANLAQISQRNQTMTHSGLRSLDNLSMLKVRSRQTVVARKAMAKVEETQNDKSFGKIVCGQGMSLVFVSAEVGPWSKTGGLGDVLGGLPPAMAANGHRVMTIAPRYDQYKDAWDTGVLADIPVGGSVQTVRFFHCHKRGVDRVFVDHPWFLEKVWGKTGSKIYGPVTGKDYDDNQLRFSLLCLAALEAPRILNLNSNEYYSGPYGEDVVFIANDWHTALIPCYLKTLYQPKGIYKSAKVTFCIHNIAYQGRFAFTDFSLLNLPDQFKSSFDFIDGYVTPVKGRKINWMKAGIIESDRVVTVSPYYAKELISGEDRGCELDNIIRKTGISGIVNGMDDQEWNPATDKYLSIKYDVNTVFEAKPLLKETLQAEVGLPVDTNIPVVCFVGRLEEQKGSDILVEAIDQLIDEDVQIILLGTGKKYLEKMIVKAEKKYPDKVRAITKFNVPLAHVMIAGSDFIAIPSRFEPCGLIQLQAMRNGTIPCVASTGGLVDTVKEGFTGFQMGAFNVECEKIDPVDVTAVVKTIKKALSTYGTPVMKEMIQNCMAQDLSWKEPAKQWEKMLLSLEVAGSEPGIEGEEIAPMAKENLPTP; encoded by the exons ATGGCGATGATCACTGCTTCACGCTTTGTATCGAGAACTTCTGGTGTCGCCGGGCATGGAAGTTCGGGATCGGAGATGAAAGCGAATTTGGCTCAGATAAGCCAGAGGAACCAAACCATGACTCACAGTGGGCTAAGATCTCTGGACAATCTGAGTATGCTGAAGGTGAGATCTCGCCAAACTGTGGTTGCCCGGAAAGCTATGGCAAAAGTTGAGGAGACCCAAAACGACAAGTCGTTTGGGAAAATAGTTTGTGGGCAAGGAATGTCGTTGGTGTTTGTATCGGCTGAGGTCGGTCCTTGGTCCAAAACTGGTGGACTTGGTGATGTTCTTGGTGGACTTCCTCCAGCAATGGCT GCTAATGGGCATCGAGTTATGACGATTGCTCCACGATATGATCAGTACAAGGATGCATGGGACACTGGTGTTCTTGCAGAT ATTCCAGTTGGTGGCAGCGTTCAAACCGTTCGATTCTTCCACTGCCACAAACGAGGGGTTGATAGAGTGTTTGTGGATCATCCCTGGTTCCTTGAAAAG GTATGGGGTAAAACTGGATCCAAAATCTATGGCCCTGTCACAGGAAAAGATTACGATGACAACCAGTTACGCTTCAGCCTGTTGTGCCTG gcagCTTTGGAGGCTCCGAGGATTCTAAATCTGAACAGTAATGAATATTATTCTGGACCTTATG GAGAGGATGTTGTATTCATTGCCAATGATTGGCACACTGCTCTTATTCCATGCTACCTGAAAACTCTGTACCAACCTAAGGGAATCTACAAAAGTGCCAAG GTTACATTCTGTATCCACAATATAGCCTACCAAGGACGATTTGCCTTTACGGACTTCTCACTTCTCAATTTGCCTGATCAGTTCAAGAGTTCTTTTGACTTCATTGACGG GTATGTCACGCCTGTTAAGGGAAGGAAGATCAACTGGATGAAAGCTGGAATAATTGAATCAGACAGGGTTGTGACTGTGAGCCCTTACTATGCGAAAGAGCTAATTTCGGGTGAAGACAGAGGTTGTGAATTGGATAACATCATTCGTAAGACTGGTATCAGTGGAATTGTAAATGGTATGGATGATCAAGAGTGGAATCCAGCCACTGACAAATACCTCAGCATCAAATATGATGTCAATACT GTGTTCGAAGCAAAACCTCTGTTGAAAGAAACCCTTCAAGCGGAAGTTGGGTTGCCTGTCGACACCAACATACCTGTGGTGTGTTTTGTTGGTAGACTAGAAGAGCAGAAAGGTTCAGATATTCTCGTGGAAGCCATTGATCAGCTCATTGATGAAGATGTTCAAATCATTCTTCTT GGAACTGGCAAAAAGTATCTGGAGAAGATGATCGTTAAAGCAGAGAAGAAATATCCAGACAAGGTTAGAGCAATAACAAAGTTCAATGTCCCCTTGGCTCATGTGATGATTGCAGGGTCTGACTTTATCGCCATCCCAAGTAGATTTGAGCCTTGTGGTCTCATTCAGCTGCAAGCTATGCGAAATGGAACG ATTCCTTGCGTTGCCTCGACTGGTGGGCTTGTCGACACTGTCAAGGAAGGCTTTACAGGTTTCCAAATGGGAGCCTTCAATGTTGAA TGTGAGAAAATCGATCCGGTTGATGTGACTGCTGTGGTGAAAACCATCAAGAAAGCTCTCTCAACATATGGTACTCCTGTTATGAAAGAGATGATTCAAAATTGCATGGCACAAGATCTCTCATGGAAG GAACCTGCAAAACAATGGGAGAAGATGCTGCTGAGCCTGGAAGTTGCTGGAAGTGAACCAGGCATTGAAGGTGAAGAAATTGCTCCAATGGCCAAGGAGAACCTGCCTACACCCTAA